TATTCAAAAATATCCTATTTTTAATTCAAGTTATATAAAAGAAACAAATAAAATTCATATTAAAGGTAGTATTAATTTTGGAATTGCTGTTGATACTGAGAATGGATTGATGGTACCAAATATTAAAGACGCTGATAAATTATCAATTGTTCAAATAGGACAAAAAATAATTGAACTAGCAAATAAAGCTAGAAATAAACAATTAAGTTTAGCTGAAATTAAAAACGGAACTATTAGTTTGACTAATTTTGGTTCGATTAATGCTGCTTGAGGAACACCTATCATTAATTATCCTGAAGTTGCAATTGTTGCTCCCGGAAACATTGAAGAACGTTTGAGTCGTAACGAATCAAATCAAATTATTGCTAAACAAATTATGCCATTTACAATTGCTGCTGATCATCGATGAATTGATGGTGCAGATATAGGTAGATTTATGAAAGTCATAGCACATCATTTAGAAACTTTAGAAGGCTTGGAAGTGAAATAATATGAATAATTATGATGTTATAGTTATTGGTGCAGGCCCAGGTGGTTATGTTGCAGCAGAACATGCGGCAAAAAACGGATTGAAATGTTTAGTAATCGAACGTGGAACATATGGTGGAGTTTGTTTAAATGTTGGATGTATTCCTACAAAAGCTTTATTAAAATGTTCTAAAGTAATCAATTATATTAAACATGCAAGTGCATATGGTATTGATGTTTCTGCAAATGCACAATTTTCACTTAATTGAAATACAATTCAAATGAGAAAACAAAAAATTGTTGATACTCTTGTAAATGGTGTTAAAACAATTTTAAAAGTAGCTAAAGTAGATACAATTGTTGGCGAAGCATCTATTATTAACCCAAATACAGTTGTTGCTAACGGACAAACATTTACAACTAAAAACATTATTGTAGCAACAGGTTCAAGATCACGATCTTTGCCTTTACCAGGTTTTGAAGAAGCTATGCGAGCTGGGATTATGGTTGATTCAACTCCAATGCTTTCTTTACCATCTATTCCTAAAACATTAACTGTAATTGGTGGTGGAGTTATTGGAATTGAAATGGCTGTGGTTTACAACAGTTTTGGAACAAATGTAACTATTGTTCAAGGGTTAGATCGTATTTTAGAATTATTAGATCAAGATGTAAGTAAAGCTGTAACAAAAATTCTTTTAGATCGTGGCATTAAAATAATTACAAATGCAAAAATTTTAAGTGCAAATAACCACACATTAAATTTTGAAGTTAATGGTGTCAATCAATCAATAACTAGTGATTATATTTTACAAAGTGTTGGTCGTAAAGCAAATGATGAAATTTTAAATCCTTTAAACATTCAAAGAAATGAACGTGGCAATGTTGTTTTAAACCAAAACTTACAAACTTCTGTACCTAACGTTTATGTAATTGGTGATGCAGCTAGTCAAGTTATGTTGGCACATTATGCATATCATCATGCTGTATTCGCAGTAGATCATATTTTAGGGCGTAATCCAAAACCTGTCGATCCATTAAAAACACCAGGATGTATTTATATTCAACCCGAAGTTGCAACTGTTGGTTACTCAGAAGAACAATTAAAACAAAAAAATATTGGTTATGTAAAAATTTCTTTACCAATGTCAGCTTGTGGTAAAGCAGTAGCTGATGGCGAAACTGAAGGATTTATTAAACTATTGGTTGGTAATCAATTTGGTGAAATTTTAGGTGCACATATGATTAGTAGCACTGCTAGTGATATTATTAGTGAATTAGCTTTAGTTATGAATTCAGAATTAACAATTTTTGATTTAGCAAATGCAATTCACCCACACCCAACTGTAGCTGAAATGGTATCTGAAGCTGCTAAACATTTAATTTATAAAAATTTTAATAAGTAAATCTTTATAAATACATGTCTTGATTTTTATCTACATCATCATTAAATCCTTATATTAATGCAGCAACAGAAGAATACTTATTAAAAAATTTTGATTCAAAGAACGAACCAATCATTTATTTGTGAAGAAATGATAATACGATTGTAATTGGTAGAAATCAAAATCCTTTAAAAGAGATAAA
This is a stretch of genomic DNA from Mycoplasmoides pirum ATCC 25960. It encodes these proteins:
- a CDS encoding dihydrolipoamide acetyltransferase family protein, with the translated sequence MPQKISPLALAMAKFHNIDLSKIQGTGIQNRIMSTDIFNSNNNVNVGNVSSTSIQEKIIDVTTIRNAIAKAMIVSKNEIPTTVLTFFVDVTKLVNYRKQVKEQVQSTYNLKLSYLPFFVKAVIYAIQKYPIFNSSYIKETNKIHIKGSINFGIAVDTENGLMVPNIKDADKLSIVQIGQKIIELANKARNKQLSLAEIKNGTISLTNFGSINAAWGTPIINYPEVAIVAPGNIEERLSRNESNQIIAKQIMPFTIAADHRWIDGADIGRFMKVIAHHLETLEGLEVK
- the lpdA gene encoding dihydrolipoyl dehydrogenase, with translation MNNYDVIVIGAGPGGYVAAEHAAKNGLKCLVIERGTYGGVCLNVGCIPTKALLKCSKVINYIKHASAYGIDVSANAQFSLNWNTIQMRKQKIVDTLVNGVKTILKVAKVDTIVGEASIINPNTVVANGQTFTTKNIIVATGSRSRSLPLPGFEEAMRAGIMVDSTPMLSLPSIPKTLTVIGGGVIGIEMAVVYNSFGTNVTIVQGLDRILELLDQDVSKAVTKILLDRGIKIITNAKILSANNHTLNFEVNGVNQSITSDYILQSVGRKANDEILNPLNIQRNERGNVVLNQNLQTSVPNVYVIGDAASQVMLAHYAYHHAVFAVDHILGRNPKPVDPLKTPGCIYIQPEVATVGYSEEQLKQKNIGYVKISLPMSACGKAVADGETEGFIKLLVGNQFGEILGAHMISSTASDIISELALVMNSELTIFDLANAIHPHPTVAEMVSEAAKHLIYKNFNK